The Oculatellaceae cyanobacterium genomic sequence TGGAAGCAGTGAGGATCAAGGTTCAGCCGTAGAAGTAGGCTCTGATTATAGCGTTGTATTTGGTGGGACTATTATTGGCAATAATTTTGGTAGAACGCCAGTAAATTTAAAAGCTGGTAACAGCACAACATCTGGTGGAAATGGAGCTATTGTCCGTACAAGTCCTAATGGTCAACAAATTTTATCTGTTACTAGATTAGGTAACAGCATTGATGATCTTGATGTCAATCGTAGCCAAAGCACAATTGCTGTAGTGGGTGATTTTGGTTTGGCTTTATTAAGTTCCCAAGCTAATCAAGTTCTGTGGAGCAAATATATTAGTACAGGAGGAGGAGCGCTTGCCAGTAGTGGTAGAAGAGTAGCTGTTGGTACTAATGGTGAAGTTGCTGCTTTATTTAATAAAAAAATCACGATTTTTAATCAGCAAGGAACTCAGTTAGGGCAATTTACCCCAAGTGGCAGCTATGTAGAAGATATAGCTGTTGATAGTGCAAGTGGCTCAGTAATTGTTACAGGAACAAGCCAAAAGGATGGTGGTGGTTGTAGTCAATTACAAGTAGCTTGGATACGCAGCTATAGTTACACTGGAACTCTGAAATGGAAAAATTATGACTGGACGAGAGAACAAGCTTATAGCCCTGTGAATAATTGTGCTGATACACGAGGTGTGAGAGTGGCGATCGGCAGGGATAATTTGCTTTATTTTGCAGGTCAGAGTGCTGGCGGAAATACTATTTTTAGATAC encodes the following:
- a CDS encoding SBBP repeat-containing protein gives rise to the protein MSKKNLAILSSLISLSLTTIVSQVAAQTYPSCSPSGTSATNLVVCSASYLGGSSEDQGSAVEVGSDYSVVFGGTIIGNNFGRTPVNLKAGNSTTSGGNGAIVRTSPNGQQILSVTRLGNSIDDLDVNRSQSTIAVVGDFGLALLSSQANQVLWSKYISTGGGALASSGRRVAVGTNGEVAALFNKKITIFNQQGTQLGQFTPSGSYVEDIAVDSASGSVIVTGTSQKDGGGCSQLQVAWIRSYSYTGTLKWKNYDWTREQAYSPVNNCADTRGVRVAIGRDNLLYFAGQSAGGNTIFRYNPRNLSSSAPNVKYDQYNDAYNTKSNWITYYSRLAPATGTIQKGQLALTRLGDGRGNSIEPRAITADENGNVYISGTSAAYIANRRDMKLSISGQPLGTYNGYEGFMLVVPKEFTSRKVWTAWTGTNSTSVFSTFAGVSAAKGIAAIMGTSNGKMITVSPIQGNNAGVKDAFFSVFPNF